The genomic window GCCCATTTGGACAGCAGACCTTCCCGGTTGTCGTGTTGACTGCTCACCGAAGAAACCGCATAGAAGTAAACCGTGTTGGGTTTCGCGGTGTGGTCGACGTACGGGGGATGCTGGATCGGGTTGGCAGTCAGTCGCACCATCTCCTTGCCTTCACGACGATACACGTGATACCCGGCCACTTTTTCAGTGCTCTCGGTCCATTGGACTTCCAGAGTGCCCTTGGACGGGATGACCCATACATTGGCGGGAGGAGGCGGCGGAAGGGCTTCCGGAGCTTTGACCTGGTGCGTCAGGGCGGGCTCGCCGACGATGGGCGTGTCCTCGAAGTAGAGAACGGGCGTGACCCGGTACCCGTACATGCGATCCGCCGCAATGCCCTGGTCCAGGTAGTTGTTGGCCTTGATCGGCGCAGGCGAAATGCGTTCCCAAACCTTGGTGGCCGAGAGTCGTTCCACCACGAACAGCAACTCTCCCTGCATGGGTTGTCCTTGATTATCCCTGGCGGGCGGCTTCCACTGCACGAGGATGCCCTGCGGCCCGGGCATGGCGCTCAGGCTCCTGATCTGACCGGGCGGATGGAAAACCTTGGCGATCGCCGTGTTGGACATGGTTACAGGGCGCCCGTCCTTGTCCTGAATGACAATCTGGTAACGATACGCGTGCTGCAGGGAAACCGCCGGATCCGTCCAGCTCAGTTTGCCGTCGTGAACGAGAGCGGGATCGGGATAGACCGGATCGATCATCTGGAGTTCCCTCTGCACGGTGGCCGGACAATCCAGGCAGTTTCTGTTCTCCCACAACAGTTCCGATCTCAGGATGTTGAAACGATACGGGTTTTCCTTCGAAATCTTTCGCATCTGAGGCGGGATGGTCCATGTAAGCTCGACCCCTTTGGCCCGTACCTGGACCTGAAGGTCTCGGATCTGAGGCTGTGCGTCGGTCGATTCGGGCCTGGGGAAAGTCTTTCTGCCGCAACTGCCGACCGTCAATCCAAGGATAAGGACACAAATCACACCGGCTAAACGACGAGTCTGCATGAAACGATGGACTGATGTCTTCATAAGTCGATTTCCGCTTGTTAGGATCACGAACTCAGGGACTGCTCCAAGGCATCCAGTTCGGCGCGGGCCTTCTCGATGGCCTCCACCACTCGGGTCGTCGCGGTGCCTCCGATGGAGACCCTCTGATCGATGGCGCCGGCAACCTCAAGAAACGGGAATACGTCCTGATCGATGGTCTTGTGGAATGTCTTGAGCTCCTCGACGGTGCAATCGTGCAGTTGCTTGCGGTTCTTCAGGCAGTACTGCACGATTTGACCCACAATATGATGAGCCTTACGGAACGGGACTCCCTTCTTGACAAGGTAGTCCGCAAGGTCGGTTGCGAGCGTAAAGCCTTGGATGGCCATTTCGCCCATGCGTTCCCGGTGGAATCGAATCTCGGGGATCAACCTGGAAAGGAGACGCAAGGTGCTGATGATGGTATCGGCAGTATCGAAAACCGGCTCCTTGTCTTCCTGAAGATCCCGGTTGTAGGCCAGCGGGAGCGCCTTGGTGAGGGTCAGAAGCGCCATCAGATTGCCGTAGACGCGTCCCGTCTTGCCCCGCATCAGCTCCGGCACGTCGGGGTTCTTCTTCTGGGGCATGATGCTGGAACCCGTACAGAACGCGTCACTGATCTCGATGAAGTCGAATTCGGTGCTGGACCAGAGGATGAGTTCCTCGGCCAGGCGGCTTACGTGCATCATGAGCATCGCCGACGCGGCTCCGAATTCGATCAGGTAGTCCCGGTCGCTCACCGCATCGATACTGTTTGAGGTCACCCGCGGGAAGTTCAGATATTTGGCCGTCCATTCCATGTCGATGGGAAACGTCGTGCCTGCGAGCGCCGCGCTCCCCAGGGGCAGGACATTCGTCCGGTGGAAGCACTGTTCGAACCTCTCGTCATCACGTTTGAGCATCTCGTAATAGGCCATGAGGTGGTGGGAGAGCAGAATCGGCTGAGCATGCTGCAAGTGCGTGAAGCCGGGCATCACGACGCCCAGGTTTTCTTCGGCGCAGCTCACCAGGACCTTCTGCGTCTGGAGGATCAGGCCGCGGCACTGGAGCAGCGTGTCCCGCATATAGAGCCGCACGTCCAGCGCGACTTGGTCGTTTCTGCTGCGCGCGGTGTGGAGCTTCCCTCCAACCTCGCCGATCTTGCGCATCAGCTCCTGCTCGATCGCCATATGAATGTCTTCGTTGGAGGAGCCGAGGTGCAATTTCCCGCGTTCGAGCTCTCGCCGGATCTCCCCCAGTCCCTGGACGATAAGGGAGGCGTCGTCGTGGGATATGATCTTGCATTGGGCAAGCATGCGGCAATGTGCGATGCTTCCCTCGATGTCGTACCGGTACAGTCTGTTGTCAAAATGAATGGAAGCCGTGTAATCCTCGACCTGCCTGTTGGTGGGTTGATCGAAGCGGCCTTGCCAAAGCTTCTCCGTCATATATCGATTCTCCTCGGCATCACCGATCGTCAGCGCGATTTGCCGCGGACCAGGGATTCGATCTGAAGCCTCAATCCATGTAGTCTGATGAAACCGGTTGCATCGTCCTGCCGATAGACGTCGTCTTCTTCGAAAGTGGCGAAGCTCGGCTGATACAGTGACCGGTCCGACCTGCGCCCGATCACGACACAGTTTCCCTTATAGAGTTTCAATTTTGCGGTACCGTACACGTTTTCCTGAGCGAGATCCATCGTATTTTGGAGCAGGCGCATCTCCGGGGAATACCAGAAACCGTTGTAAATCAGGCGGGAATACTGCGGGACGAGGGAATCCCTCAGGAACATCAGTTCACGGTCCATGGTGACGGATTCCACCGCATGGTGTGCCGTCCGCATGATGGTCCCGCCCGGAGTCTCATAAACGCCCCGTGATTTCATGCCGACAAAACGGCTTTCCACGAGGTCCACGCGACCGATGCCGTGCCTGCCGCCGAGCGCGTTGAGCCGGGTCAGCAGCTGAGCGGGGCTCAACCGCTCCCCGTTCACCGCCACCGGGTTGCCTCGTTCAAAATCGATTTCGACGAATTCCGGCGCGTCCGGCGCCTCTTCCGGTGCCACGCTCAACGTGAACATCGCCGGATCCGGCTCCAGCCATGGGTCTTCGAGGATGCCCCCCTCGTAGCTGATGTGCAGCATATTGCGGTCGGAGCTGTAGGGTTTCTCTTTGGTGACCGGGATCGGAATCCCGTGCCTGCGCGCGAACTCCACGAGATCGCTGCGCGACTTCAGGTCCCACTCCCGCCACGGAGCAATGATCTTGATGGCCGGATTGAGCGCGATGTAGGTGAGCTCGAACCGGACCTGGTCGTTTCCCTTGCCGGTGGCGCCGTGGCTCACGGCATCGGCGTCTTCCTCCTCCGCAATCCGGATCTGGGCTTTGGCGATCAGCGGCCGGGCGATGGATGTCCCCAACAGGTACTGACCCTCGTAAATTGCATTGGCCCGGAACGCGGGAAAAACGAAATCGCGCACGAACTCCTCGCGCAGATCGACGATACGCGCCTTGACCGCGCCCGTCGCAAGGGCCTTCGCCTCGAGGCCGTCAAGTTCCTCCGCCTGGCCGAGATCGGCGGAAAATGCGACCACCTCGCAACCGTAACTCTCGATCAGCCATTTGAGAATGATCGAGGTGTCCAAGCCGCCCGAATAAGCCAAAACCACTTTTTTCACGTCCATGAAATCGAATCGTCCTCTCTTTGTCCCTCACCGGTCCTGTCCGCGGCTATTCGATCGCTTCGCCGCGGATCGCCCCGGGAATCCTCTTACTTGCTCCCCTGTGTCGGGGCGTTGTCGCTCAAAAGCCAGTCAAGCAGCGCCATCTGGATGTGGAGCCTGTTTTCCGCCTGGTCGAAGATGGCGGAATGCGGACCCTCCATGACCGCGTTGGTGATCTCTTCGCCGCGATGCGCCGGCAGGCAGTGGAGAACGATGGCGTGAGCGGGGGCCGCCGACAGGAGTTCTTCGTTGACCTGGAACGGGCGAAAGATCGACCTGCGGGCATCGGCTTCCTCTTCCTGCCCCATGCTCGCCCACACGTCGGTGTAGATAGCGTCGGCCGACGCCACCGCCTCTTTGGGGCTCGCGGCCATGATCACCTTGCCCTTGCCCTGGGTATCGGCCCAGTCGAGAATCTCCCGGTCCGGAAGATACTGGGACGGGCAGGCCAGCGATACGGTGAAACCGAGTCTGGCCGCCGCGTTGATCCACGAGTGGGCAACGTTGTTACCGTCGCCGATCCAGGCCACGTGCAGACCCTCGAGGGTCCCCCGCTTTTCCTTGATGGTGAGCAGATCTCCCAGCACCTGACAGGGATGGGTGCGGTCCGTGAGCCCGTTGATCACCGGAATGGACGCGTAGCGGGCCAGCTCGGTCACGTCTTCCTGGGCGAAAGTCCTTATGACGATGGCATCCACGTATCGCGCCAGCACTCGGGCCGTATCCGCCAGCGGTTCCTGCCTCGAGATCTGCGTGTCCCTGGCACTCATGAAGATGCTGTGCCCACCCAAACGATAGATCGCCGCCTCGAAAGAGACCCGGGTGCGCGTGGACGGTTTCACGAAGATCAGAGCTACGACCTTGTTCCTGAGAGACTGCCGCAGATTCCCTTCGGCCAGTTCCCGCTTCATGGTCTCCGCTCTCGAGATCAGTGCGACGATTTCATCAGCGCTGAGATCCCTGATGGAAAGCAGATCGCGCTTCATTGTGTCTCCTCCGCCAAAGCATCGTCCAAAGCCTGAATGAGACGATCGATTTCCGCCCGTTCGACAACCAGTGGGGGAACGAACCTCAATACCGAGTCGTGCGTGCAGTTGATGACATAGCCCCGCTCCAGCAGCTTCGTCACCACGTTCTGTCCCGGCCTGTCCAGCTCGGCCCCCACCATCAACCCGAGGCCGCGGACTTCCCGGATCGAGGGTCTGCGCTGCTGGAGCTCCCTCAGGCGCCCCATGAGATATTCTCCCGTTTCACGAACTCTCTCGAGCAGGGAAGGCTCGGAGATGATCCTCAAGACCCGCAGTGCCACCGACGTCACCAGGGGAGTTCCCCCGAAGGTCGTGGCGTGCGTGCCGGGCACAAAGGCCTCGGCGGCCTGATTGGTGGCCAGCATCGCCCCGATGGGCAGTCCGTTGCCGAGGGCCTTGGCAAGCGTCATGATATCGGGGGTGACCCCGTAGTGCTCGTGGGCGAACAGCCTTCCGGTGCGCCCCATGCCCACCTGCACCTCGTCAAAAATCAGCAGCAGGTCATGCTTTCGGCACAGTTCCTTGAGACCCTCCAAATAGTTCGCGGGAGGCAGGTTGATCCCCCCTTCGCCCTGAATGGGTTCCACCATCACGGCGCAGGTGCGTTCCGTGATCGCGTTCTCCACCGCGGCCGGCGATCCGAAGTCGACGAAGGCAAACCCTTCCACCAGCGGCTCGAATCCCTTGTGCACCTTTTCCTGCCCGGTTGCCGAAAGGGTTGCGAGGGTACGGCCGTGAAAGGAGTCTTTCATGGTGACGATATGAAAACGGCCCTCTCCGTAGCGGTCCTTGCTGTACTTGCGCGCCAGCTTTATGGCTGCCTCGTTGGCTTCGGCTCCGCTATTGGAAAAAAATACCTTATCCGCAAAAGAAAGCCGTGTCAATTCCGCCGCCAGTTCAATCTGCGGCCGCGTGTAAAAAAGGTTGGAGACGTGAATGAGCGTATCCGCCTGCTCGCACAGCACCCGCGTCACTTCCGGGTTGCAGTGACCGAGGTTGCACACCGCGATTCCGGCCAGAAAGTCCAGGTACTCCTTATCGTTATCATCCCACAGGCGGCAGCCTTTGCCGCGCACGAAGGTCACGGGGAGTCGTGCGTAAGTGTTGAAGATGTGCTCCTGAGACAACGCCTTGTAGTCTTCCATGGGAGTGGCTCCTTTCCGGTTGTTCATGCGGGGCGACGGCGCATTCTGATGCCAACGGTTCAACGGCGTTCAACCTACGGACTGTCCGCGCCGGTAGCGCACGATTTCCGTTCCGACCCCGGCGTCGGTGAATATTTCCAGCAGGATGGCGTGCGGCACCCGGCCGTCCACGATATGAACCTTGTCGACCCCCGACTGCAGGGCGTCGATGGCGCATTGCACCTTGGGTATCATCCCGCCCTTCAAGGTCTCATCCTGAAGCGCATCGGCGGCCTCGGCCACGGTCAGGCTGGAAATGAGGTTCCCGCCTCCATCGAGCACTCCCTCGACGTCCGTCATCAGCACGAGCTTGGCGGCTTGCAGGGCGCCGGCGATGTGGCCCGCGACGAGGTCGGCGTTGATGTTGTAGGTTTCACCCTGTTCCCCGACGCCGACCGGAGCGATCACGGGGATCAGGTTGCCTCCTGCCAGGGTGTCCAGAATGCTCACGTTCACACGGTTCACTTCCCCCACGAGGCCGATATCGATGATTTCAGGCGGCTGGTCATCGCCTTTGTACCGATACACGTGGAGCTTTCGCGCTTCGATGAGATTCCCGTCCTTGCCGCTCAATCCGACGGCGTGACCGCCGTGACGGTTGATGAGCGACACGATCTCCTTGTTGATCTTTCCGGCAAGGACCATCTCCACGATGTCCATGGTGTCCGCATCGGTGACGCGCATCCCGGCGCAGAAATCGCTCTCTTTGCCGATCCTCTTGAGCATCCGGCCGATTTGAGGCCCGCCGCCATGGACCACCACGGGGTTGATCCCGATGTATTTCATCAAAACGATGTCCTTGGCGAAGCTCTCCTTGAGCTCTTCGGCCACCATCGCGTTCCCTCCGTACTTGATCACCACGGTCTTCCCGTAGAAGCGCCGGATGTAAGGCAGGGCTTCGATCAAAATGCCGGCTTTTTCGATCATCTCGTTTCATCCTGTCGATCTGGTCTGGCGTGTCCAAAGCTCATTGGGAAACCCGTCGCCCCGGGGGAGACGGGAAAAACCTGTCGGAATGAACTTTCCCTAAAGAATATAGCGGCTCAGGTCCTCGTCCTTGATGATGTCGCTCAGGGTTTCCTGAATGTATTGCCGCGTGATCGGTATCTTTTGGCCCTTCAGATCCGGCGCGTTGAATGAAATGTCGGACAGCAATTTCTCCATGATGGTATGCAGTCGTCTCGCTCCGATGTTCTCCGTTCTCGCGTTGACCTGGAAAGCGAGACCTGCGATCTCTTCGATGGCTTCATCGTCGAAAGTGAGCTCAACCTCCTCCGTGGCCAGCAGCGACTTGTATTGAACGATCAACGCGTTCTCCGGTTCCTTGAGGATGCGGACGAAATCCTCCTTCGTCAGGGAAGCGAGCTCGACCCTGATGGGGAACCGGCCCTGAAGCTCGGGAATGAGGTCCGAGGGCTTGGAAATATGAAAGGCCCCGGAGGCGATGAACAGGATATGATCGGTCTTGACCATGCCGTACTTGGTGGTGACCGTGGAGCCTTCCACAATGGGCAGCAGATCCCGCTGGACCCCTTCGCGGGACACGTCGGGTCCGCGTCCGCCGGATTCCCGCCCGGCAATCTTGTCGATTTCATCGAGGAAAATGATGCCGGAGTGCTCGACTCTCTCGATGGCGGACTTGATCACCTTGTCCATGTCGATGAGCCGCTGGGATTCCTCCTGGACCAGTATCTCGCGGGCTTCCGGGATCTTCACCTTGCGCCGCTTGGTGCGCCGGGGCAGCATGGACCCGAGCATGTCGCGCAGGTTGTAATCCATGTCCTCCATCCCGGTCCCGGCAAAGATTTCGACCATGGGGAAATTGCGGTCCGGAACGTCCAACTCGACGTAGCGGTCGTCGAGGGCGCCCTTGCGCAGTAGCTTGCGCAGCTTTTCGCGCGTGGAGTCGGCCTGGACAGCTTCTTCCCGGGCGGCCTCCCGGGGCTCGCGCGCCTCCTGCGGCTCCACCGGGACCGGCAGTTCCTGTTCCCTGGACTCCTGCTGCCGTTTGGGCGGGAGCAGGATATCGAGGAGCTTCTCTTCGGCCAATTCCTCCGCCTTGATCTTGACCGCTTCCATTTCCTCCGTCCGCACCATGCTGACCGCGAGTTCCGAGAGGTCCCTGATCATGGATTCCACATCACGGCCGACATAACCCACCTCGGTGAATTTGCTCGCCTCGATCTTGAGAAACGGCGATTGGGCCAGTCTGGCCAGGCGGCGTGCAATCTCCGTTTTCCCCACGCCGGTGGGGCCGATCATGATGATGTTCTTCGGCGCGATCTCATCCCTGAGGTGCTCGGGGACCTGCTGTCGACGCCACCTGTTGCGCAGGGCGATGGCGACCATGCGTTTGGCGTCTCGTTGCCCGATGATGTACTTGTCCAGTTCCTGAACGATTTCCGCAGGCGTCAGCGGTTTTTGCATGTTGATCAGAGCTCCTCGAAAGTGAATTCCCTGTTCGTATAGATGCAGATGGATGCGGCGATGTTCATCGCCTCTTCGGCGATCTCCCGGATGGACATCCCGGTATGCCTGATGAGCGCGCGGGCCGCCGCCAGAGCGTAAGGCGCACCCGAGCCCACCGCCGCAAGACCGTCGTCCGGTTCGATGACGTCGCCCGTGCCGCTCAGAATGAAGCAGTCGTTCCGGTCGGCGGCCACGAGCAGTGCCTCGAGGCGCCTCAACGCCCGGTCCATGCGCCAGTCCTTGGCGAGCTCGACCGCGGCGCGCTTGAGGTTTCCATTGTATTGCTCGAGCTTGCCCTCCAGCCTCTCGAACAGCGTGAACGCGTCCGCCGTTGAGCCGGAAAACCCCGTGAGAATGCGGTCGTGATACATCTTGCGGACCTTTTTCGCCTGGTGTTTTACGACCGTGTCTCCCATGGTCACCTGGCCGTCGCCCGCCATGACCACTTTGCCGTCCTTCTTGATGGCCAGCACGGTTGTCCCGTGCACAACGGTTTCACCCATGTCTTTTCAACTCTCCTCTAACAGAACTACGCCAATTCATGACCATGAACCCAATCGGCACATGTCCCGCGACCGGTAAGCCGAAGCCCGTTTACTTTCCCGACCGATCCCTGCGGCTTCTGGGGTGGGCCGCATCGTAGACCTTCATGAGCTGGTCCACGTGAACATGAGTGTAGCGTTGCGTCGTGGACAGGTTCGAGTGTCCCAGCATCTCCTGAATGGCGCGCAGATCCGCTCCCGAGTTCAACAGGTGGGTCGCGAACGTGTGCCGCAACCCGTGTGGGCTGAGATGCTGCCACAGTCCGCATCTTCGGAGCTCCATGCGGAGCAGCCGGTGCACCGAACGCGTCGTCAGTCTCCGCCCCCTGGCGTTGCGAAACAGCGCGGAACCCATGCGCCTGGCTTCCGGGAACTGGCTGTCCAGCACCCGCAGGTAGAGCTTCACGGCGTCAAGGGCCTTCCCTCCCACCGGCACGATGCGCTCTTTACTCCCTTTACCCAGGACCCGGACCATGCCCTCGTGGAAATCGACGTCGGATTCGTCCATCCCGGCAAGCTCGCTGACCCGGACTCCGGTGGAGTACATGCATTCAAAAAGCGCCCAGTTGCGGCAGCGCCGCCAGGATGCGCCGGCCCGGGCCGCTCCGGCGTTCAGCGAGTCCAGCAAATGAAACACGTCGTCGACCCCGAGGAAGGAGGGGATTTTCGTCCCCAGCTTGGGATAGGCCACAAGGGCCGCGGGATTCTCGCGGACGAGCTCGCGGTCATTGAGAAAATGGTAGAAAGAGCGCAACGTGGACAATTTCCTGGCCCGGCTGGTCTTCTTGCGGGTTTTGTGCAACGCGGCGAGATACCCCCTGATCGCATCCGCGTCGACCTGTGACAGCCTCGGATCGGCTGTGCCCGCCGTTGCGTTCATGTGTTCCCGAAATTGATCCAGGTCGCCGGCGTAAGCCCGCACCGTCTCGGCGCTCAATCCGCGCTCGTGCCGCAGGTGCGCGATGAATCGGGCCGATGCCTCCGACCAGGTCGCCTCGCTGCCGTCGGCGGAGTTATCGTCAAGAGTCCCGGGCGCCAATGTGCCCCCCCGTTTCCATCCGTCGCGCCACCCTCCTAAAAGGCTTCGGGACCCGGCCCATGCAAGGCGCCGTGGACTTTCGCCGGGAAGGGCGCGAACGGGTGCCTGAGAAAGTTTTCCGCACCGGACTTCACAAACGAAAAAAATTAAGTAGCACACGCGCCCGAAAAATTAAAGGGTAAGTCAGATCGATTCCGGATGGATGGGGGTACGGTAAGGAATTTTCTTGACTTTGGCGTCTATTTTGCCCTATCCTTCCTCCTTTGGATTTCTCTACGATTTCAGAATATTGAGATACGGTAGAGGGTTCCGGAACGTCCCGCACAGCGAATGAATGTGCCTGGTCGAATGATGCGGGGTCTACAGAAACGCGCAGGCGGCCCGGGCGTTCATTGTCAAACAGCCGTTCGGTTCAGAGCCTCTGCTTTCGATTTACCGCCAAGGGGGAGTTGTTTGCCGGTCGTGAAGCCCGGTCCCCCCCGGGGACCGCAATAATTGAAGAAAGGAAGAGATATGAAAGAGGACGTTGCAGGTGTTCGTACTTTCGCAATCATTTCCCATGGTGGTGCGGGCAAGACTTCCCTGGCCGAGGCCATGCTCTTCGATGCCGGTGTGACCACCCGGCTCGGCAAGGTGGACGACAGCACCTCGGTCATGGACTACGAACCCGAGGAGGTGAAGCGGAAGATTACGATCAGCACCGCATTCAATACCCTGACCTGGAAGAAACACCAGTTCACCATCATCGATACTCCCGGGGACTTCAATTTCATCGCGGAAACCAAGACATCCATGCAGGGTGCGGATGCCGTCCTCGTCCTGGTCGACGCCATCGACGGCGTCAGGGTCCAAACTGAAAAAGTGTGGGAATTTGCCGACGAATTCAAACAGCCGCGGATCATCTTCGTGAACAAAATGGATCGCGAGCGGGCGGACTTCGCCAAGACCGTCGCAGACATCCAGAACAACTTCGGCAAGTCGTGCGTGCCCTTGCAGATTCCCATCGGGAGCGCGGAAAGCTTCAAAGGCGTGGTCGATGTGCTCAACCGGAAGGCCTGCCTGTACGGACATGGGGACAGCGGCAAGTTCGAGGTCAAGGAAATGCCCGCCGATCTGGCCGATCAGGTGGCGCACTACCATGAAGAATTGGTCGAACGGGTCGCCGAATCCAATGACGAGCTGTTGGAGAAATATCTGGAATCCGGAGAACTGTCTCCCGAGGAAGTGAAGAACGCGCTTCGCGGCGCCGTGACTTCGGGGACTCTGGTCCCCATTGCATGCGGTTCGGGGGTTGCCAACATCGGCATTCACGGCCTGATGGACCTCATCGCGGATTGTCTGCCGTCCCCGCTGGACCGCGGACCGCGGACCGGCAAAGGGGCCCGTGGAGCCGAGGCCGATCGCGAGCCGGATCCGGCTGCGCCGTTCAGCGCACTGGTGATCAAGACCATCAGCGATCCTTACGCCGGGCGCCTGTCGGTGATGCGCGTCTTCTCGGGGAGCTTGTCGCCGGATTCGACTGTTTTCAACTCTACCAAGGAAACCAAGGAAAGATTCGGCCAGTTGCTCCGGTTGAAGGGCAAGAACCAGGAACCCATCCAGGGTTGCGGTCCCGGCGACGTCGTGGCGGTGGCCAAGCTCAAGGAGACGACCACCCAGGACACCCTGTGTTCCGAAAAGGACGTCATCAGCTTCCCTCCGGTGGAGCTCCCGCCCGCCATTTATTCGCTGGCTGTCGAGCCCAAGAGCAAGGGTGACGAGGAGAAGATTTTTTCCTCCCTTTCCCGTCTCATGGAAGAAGATCTTACGCTCAAGCTCGAAAGGAATGAGGAAACCAAGGAGATGATCCTGTCCGGGATGGGGGAAATCCATATCGAGGCCACGGTTGACAAGCTGAAGCGCAAATTCGGCGTGGAGGTCAATCTGCGCATCCCGAAGGTGACGTACAAGGAAACGATCAAGGGGAAAGCCCGCGTCCAGGGAAAATACAAGAAGCAGTCCGGAGGCCGCGGCCAGTACGGAGACTGCTGGATCGAGATGGAGCCTCTGCCCAGGGGCGAAGGCTTCCAGTTTTATGACAAGATCGTAGGCGGGGTGATCCCGAGACAGTACATCCCGGCAGTGGAAAAAGGCATCGCCGAAGCCTTGGTGGAGGGTGCTCTGGCGGGCTATCCTGTGGTCGATTTCAAGGTCGATCTGGTGGACGGCTCTTTCCACCCCGTGGACTCTTCCGAAATGGCGTTCAAAATCGCGGGGTCGATGGCGTTCAAGAAAGCCATGATGGAAGCCAAGCCGACGCTGCTCGAGCCGATTGTGTTGATGGAAATCACGGTTCCTGACGATTGTATGGGAGATATCATAGGCGACCTCAATTCCAGGCGCGGGCGAGTGCTTGGAATGGAGAGCAAGGGGAAAAAGCAGATCGTCCGCGCGAACGTGCCGCTTGCCGAAGTCCTGAAATACGCTCCCGATTTGCGATCCATGACGGCCGGCAGAGGTATGTTCACGATGAAGTTTTCTCACTATGAGGAGGTACCGGGCCAGTTGCAGGAGAAGATCGTCGAGGCGGCCAAGGCGGAAGAAAAGTAGGATGACCGTTTCCGCGCCGTTCCGGTTTTCCGCCCGAGGAAGCGACCTCTCCGGACGGGGAGGGTTTCGCGTTGGGACCGGGAGTCGCCTTCGGATGATGGTTCCCGGTGTGGATTCCCGTGCGTCGTCAGGGTTGAGAAATGGCTCAAGGTCAGACCGCCCCGGATAGGTTCTCCGGTACTGTCGAACGCGTGGCACTGGCAGACCTGATGCAGATGATCTGCCTGGCTCAAATGAGCCATGCGATCGTCGTGCAGCACGAATCGGGAACCGGAGCCATTTTCGTGCGTTCGGGCCAGGTTTGCCATGCCGTACTGGGCGGCGCTCAGGGGGAGGAACCCCTGTTCGAAATGTTGAGATGGCGGAGTGGAAAGTTCGATGCCGCCCCGTCTCAATCATCGGATACACCCGCTACGATCACCCGGGGTTGGGAATACCTGCTGATCGAAGCCATGCGATCGCGCCTCACGGGCGAAGAGGCGGCGGGCGAGAGTGCGGGTCCAGTGCTGTCGGCGGGTTTTGCCGGTCGGCTCGGCGGCGTCCAACTTTCCGATCTCGTTCAACTCGCCTGCATGTCCCGAACCGACCACGTTTATGAAGTCAAGACCGAGCCAAGAACGGGGAGAA from Syntrophobacter fumaroxidans MPOB includes these protein-coding regions:
- the argH gene encoding argininosuccinate lyase — encoded protein: MTEKLWQGRFDQPTNRQVEDYTASIHFDNRLYRYDIEGSIAHCRMLAQCKIISHDDASLIVQGLGEIRRELERGKLHLGSSNEDIHMAIEQELMRKIGEVGGKLHTARSRNDQVALDVRLYMRDTLLQCRGLILQTQKVLVSCAEENLGVVMPGFTHLQHAQPILLSHHLMAYYEMLKRDDERFEQCFHRTNVLPLGSAALAGTTFPIDMEWTAKYLNFPRVTSNSIDAVSDRDYLIEFGAASAMLMMHVSRLAEELILWSSTEFDFIEISDAFCTGSSIMPQKKNPDVPELMRGKTGRVYGNLMALLTLTKALPLAYNRDLQEDKEPVFDTADTIISTLRLLSRLIPEIRFHRERMGEMAIQGFTLATDLADYLVKKGVPFRKAHHIVGQIVQYCLKNRKQLHDCTVEELKTFHKTIDQDVFPFLEVAGAIDQRVSIGGTATTRVVEAIEKARAELDALEQSLSS
- the argB gene encoding acetylglutamate kinase → MIEKAGILIEALPYIRRFYGKTVVIKYGGNAMVAEELKESFAKDIVLMKYIGINPVVVHGGGPQIGRMLKRIGKESDFCAGMRVTDADTMDIVEMVLAGKINKEIVSLINRHGGHAVGLSGKDGNLIEARKLHVYRYKGDDQPPEIIDIGLVGEVNRVNVSILDTLAGGNLIPVIAPVGVGEQGETYNINADLVAGHIAGALQAAKLVLMTDVEGVLDGGGNLISSLTVAEAADALQDETLKGGMIPKVQCAIDALQSGVDKVHIVDGRVPHAILLEIFTDAGVGTEIVRYRRGQSVG
- a CDS encoding argininosuccinate synthase, giving the protein MDVKKVVLAYSGGLDTSIILKWLIESYGCEVVAFSADLGQAEELDGLEAKALATGAVKARIVDLREEFVRDFVFPAFRANAIYEGQYLLGTSIARPLIAKAQIRIAEEEDADAVSHGATGKGNDQVRFELTYIALNPAIKIIAPWREWDLKSRSDLVEFARRHGIPIPVTKEKPYSSDRNMLHISYEGGILEDPWLEPDPAMFTLSVAPEEAPDAPEFVEIDFERGNPVAVNGERLSPAQLLTRLNALGGRHGIGRVDLVESRFVGMKSRGVYETPGGTIMRTAHHAVESVTMDRELMFLRDSLVPQYSRLIYNGFWYSPEMRLLQNTMDLAQENVYGTAKLKLYKGNCVVIGRRSDRSLYQPSFATFEEDDVYRQDDATGFIRLHGLRLQIESLVRGKSR
- the argF gene encoding ornithine carbamoyltransferase — its product is MKRDLLSIRDLSADEIVALISRAETMKRELAEGNLRQSLRNKVVALIFVKPSTRTRVSFEAAIYRLGGHSIFMSARDTQISRQEPLADTARVLARYVDAIVIRTFAQEDVTELARYASIPVINGLTDRTHPCQVLGDLLTIKEKRGTLEGLHVAWIGDGNNVAHSWINAAARLGFTVSLACPSQYLPDREILDWADTQGKGKVIMAASPKEAVASADAIYTDVWASMGQEEEADARRSIFRPFQVNEELLSAAPAHAIVLHCLPAHRGEEITNAVMEGPHSAIFDQAENRLHIQMALLDWLLSDNAPTQGSK
- a CDS encoding aspartate aminotransferase family protein, yielding MEDYKALSQEHIFNTYARLPVTFVRGKGCRLWDDNDKEYLDFLAGIAVCNLGHCNPEVTRVLCEQADTLIHVSNLFYTRPQIELAAELTRLSFADKVFFSNSGAEANEAAIKLARKYSKDRYGEGRFHIVTMKDSFHGRTLATLSATGQEKVHKGFEPLVEGFAFVDFGSPAAVENAITERTCAVMVEPIQGEGGINLPPANYLEGLKELCRKHDLLLIFDEVQVGMGRTGRLFAHEHYGVTPDIMTLAKALGNGLPIGAMLATNQAAEAFVPGTHATTFGGTPLVTSVALRVLRIISEPSLLERVRETGEYLMGRLRELQQRRPSIREVRGLGLMVGAELDRPGQNVVTKLLERGYVINCTHDSVLRFVPPLVVERAEIDRLIQALDDALAEETQ
- the hslU gene encoding ATP-dependent protease ATPase subunit HslU; amino-acid sequence: MQKPLTPAEIVQELDKYIIGQRDAKRMVAIALRNRWRRQQVPEHLRDEIAPKNIIMIGPTGVGKTEIARRLARLAQSPFLKIEASKFTEVGYVGRDVESMIRDLSELAVSMVRTEEMEAVKIKAEELAEEKLLDILLPPKRQQESREQELPVPVEPQEAREPREAAREEAVQADSTREKLRKLLRKGALDDRYVELDVPDRNFPMVEIFAGTGMEDMDYNLRDMLGSMLPRRTKRRKVKIPEAREILVQEESQRLIDMDKVIKSAIERVEHSGIIFLDEIDKIAGRESGGRGPDVSREGVQRDLLPIVEGSTVTTKYGMVKTDHILFIASGAFHISKPSDLIPELQGRFPIRVELASLTKEDFVRILKEPENALIVQYKSLLATEEVELTFDDEAIEEIAGLAFQVNARTENIGARRLHTIMEKLLSDISFNAPDLKGQKIPITRQYIQETLSDIIKDEDLSRYIL